In Xenopus laevis strain J_2021 chromosome 2S, Xenopus_laevis_v10.1, whole genome shotgun sequence, a genomic segment contains:
- the LOC108708880 gene encoding carbohydrate-responsive element-binding protein, with the protein MAENQDWPQHAPVRATDFFSGPRTQQLPVYFQEQNCFSIYNEEITSQHHPAAACQRIPQPYSSFGSRSESCFASAVISPSYASASVPCVSPRAEPKHMPHYPLPHDDFSTETATFPPEPSLKMLCISQNLPVQNPDILFPQVSCPKNNYSGSFIESSILGHTAPSLADGYPLYSENSSPHIFSFPKQRGSLAKNKSAVDTTERPSSVSPLSISLKAKPDSSTNAPSCGLTGQNSTTGTRSDPLSFPVIADSAVQPPVPPTIQCNFSPTSPPLPPPPIFVSPVFSPQNNNSISGSTAWSCSSLQPKTERLSPTSICAGGEHKDSLSVPFLQTSTSWSRTGCKKVEGQRITHISAEQKRRCNIKIGFDTLHNLVTTLHGQHSNKLSKATTLQKTAEYVYKLQQERVQLQEEAQHLRCQIQELNDSISLCQQQLPASGIPMTQQRFQHMRQLFQNYVQSRTLQNWKFWLFSLVIRPLFESFNRTVSTASLADLRQTSLEWLDQYCSLPALRPSVLSSLCQLSTSTSILSDPTLLPEQALQAVTRPDNEDIFV; encoded by the exons atttttttagtGGTCCCCGAACTCAGCAACTCCCTGTGTATTTCCAAGAACAGAACTGTTTCTCTATCTACAATGAAGAAATCACCAGCCAACATCACCCTGCAGCTGCTTGTCAGAGAATCCCTCAG CCTTACAGTTCCTTTGGATCTAGATCAGAATCCTGCTTTGCCAGTGCTGTTATTTCCCCGAGCTATGCCAGTGCCTCAGTGCCTTGTGTCTCTCCCAGAGCTGAACCAAAGCACATGCCCCATTACCCCTTACCTCATGATGACTTCAGCACAGAAACTGCCACCTTCCCACCGGAACCATCATTAAAAATGCTGTGTATTTCTCAAAACCTTCCTGTGCAAAATCCAGACATTTTGTTTCCACAAGTATCCTGCCCAAAAAATAATTATTCTGGCTCTTTCATAGAAAGCAGCATCCTTGGCCACACTGCACCCTCCCTTGCAGATGGCTACCCCTTGTATTCAGAAAACTCTTCCCCTCACATATTCTCCTTTCCAAAACAACGTGGGAGCTTAGCAAAAAACAAGTCAGCAGTGGACACTACAGAAAGACCTTCTTCTGTCAGCCCGTTATCCATTTCTTTAAAAG CTAAGCCAGATTCCTCCACGAATGCGCCATCTTGTGGGCTAACTGGACAAAACAGCACG ACAGGTACAAGATCGGATCCTCTAAGTTTCCCAGTTATTGCTGATTCAGCTGTACAGCCCCCTGTGCCTCCCACAATTCAGTGCAACTTCTCACCAACatcccctcctcttcctcctcccccaATATTTGTGAGTCCTGTGTTTAGTCCCCAGAACAATAATTCCATTTCTGGTTCCACAGCATGGTCGTGCTCATCTCTGCAACCCAAAACAGAGAGACTTTCCCCAACATCAATTTGTG caggtGGTGAACACAAAGATTCGCTCAGTGTGCCCTTCCTTCAGACCTCTACCTCCTGGAGCAGAACTGGGTGTAAAAAG GTCGAGGGCCAGCGCATTACGCACATCTCGGCAGAGCAGAAGCGGCGGTGTAACATAAAGATAGGGTTCGACACTCTGCATAATCTGGTGACAACTCTGCATGGACAGCACAGCAATAAG CTCAGCAAGGCAACCACCCTGCAGAAGACAGCTGAGTATGTCTATAAGCTGCAGCAGGAGCGGGTCCAACTGCAAGAAGAGGCACAGCACCTTCGTTGTCAGATCCAGGAGCTCAATGACAGTATTAG CCTTTGTCAGCAGCAGCTCCCAGCCTCTGGCATTCCTATGACACAACAGCGGTTCCAGCACATGCGTCAACTGTTCCAGAACTATGTACAATCACGGACCCTGCAAAACTGGAAGTTCTGGCTT TTCAGCCTCGTCATCAGGCCTCTTTTTGAGTCATTTAACAGGACAGTTTCCACTGCAAGTCTGGCAGATCTCAGGCAGACGTCTCTTGAATGGTTGGACCAGTACTGCTCCCTCCCAGCGCTGCGGCCCT CTGTGTTAAGTTCACTTTGCCAGCTCAGCACCTCTACATCCATT